The following coding sequences are from one Streptomyces sp. NBC_01294 window:
- a CDS encoding amidohydrolase family protein — MVNDIVSGTPIEDPYLIISSDCHAGLPTEQYRPYLDSRFHPRFDDFLGERDARRAEATRLGVRNEAFAEKWFHDHEEGLKGGWDTGQRLKELDGDGVAAEVVFPDADAVDSQTAAPFGVGLGLSGDQDPELGMAGAQAHNRWLAEFVSGTPERHCGVALLPITGEPDKVVAEIHRAKESGLGALMIPAMWVDKAPYHDRRYDPVWAAAAETQMPIVTHSGSSPRHEYGDHLGIFVSEVTWWPARPLWFLLWSGVFERHPGLKFGVAESGCWWLPNQLWFMDRLYLGAHGGKKLSPFEELKRPPSEYLDRQVFICATNTKRRELAQRYEIGVDNILWGSDFPHPEGTWPDTRNWLRKTFHDIPVAETRRMLGLAAAEVFGFDTAKLAPIARRIGPTPADLGQSPDQAAVEASWARSREVGRHWLTEHDFPVLGVNP; from the coding sequence ATGGTGAATGACATCGTGAGTGGCACACCGATCGAAGACCCGTACCTGATCATCTCCTCCGACTGCCATGCGGGCCTGCCCACGGAGCAGTACCGGCCCTACCTGGACTCCCGCTTCCACCCCCGGTTCGACGACTTCCTCGGCGAGCGCGACGCCCGCCGCGCCGAGGCCACCCGCCTCGGGGTCCGCAACGAGGCCTTCGCCGAGAAGTGGTTCCACGACCACGAGGAAGGCCTCAAGGGCGGCTGGGACACGGGGCAGCGGCTCAAGGAACTCGACGGCGACGGCGTGGCCGCCGAGGTCGTCTTCCCCGACGCGGACGCCGTCGACAGCCAGACCGCGGCCCCCTTCGGCGTGGGCCTCGGCCTCTCCGGAGACCAGGACCCCGAGCTCGGCATGGCGGGCGCGCAGGCGCACAACCGCTGGCTGGCGGAGTTCGTCTCCGGGACCCCCGAGCGGCACTGCGGGGTCGCCCTCCTCCCCATCACCGGCGAGCCGGACAAGGTCGTCGCGGAGATCCACCGGGCCAAGGAGTCCGGGCTGGGCGCGCTGATGATCCCCGCGATGTGGGTGGACAAGGCGCCCTACCACGACCGCCGCTACGACCCGGTCTGGGCGGCGGCGGCCGAGACGCAGATGCCGATCGTCACCCACTCCGGCTCCTCACCGCGCCACGAGTACGGCGACCACCTGGGCATCTTCGTCTCCGAGGTCACCTGGTGGCCGGCCCGCCCGCTGTGGTTCCTGCTCTGGTCGGGGGTCTTCGAGCGCCACCCGGGCCTGAAGTTCGGCGTCGCAGAGTCGGGCTGCTGGTGGCTGCCGAACCAGCTGTGGTTCATGGACCGGCTCTACCTCGGCGCGCACGGCGGCAAGAAGCTCTCGCCGTTCGAGGAGCTGAAGCGGCCGCCGAGCGAGTACCTGGACCGCCAGGTCTTCATCTGCGCGACCAACACCAAGCGCCGGGAGCTGGCGCAGCGCTACGAGATCGGCGTGGACAACATCCTGTGGGGCTCGGACTTCCCGCACCCCGAGGGCACCTGGCCGGACACCCGGAACTGGCTGAGGAAGACCTTCCACGACATCCCGGTCGCCGAGACCCGCCGGATGCTGGGGCTGGCGGCGGCCGAGGTCTTCGGCTTCGACACCGCGAAGCTCGCCCCGATCGCCCGCCGGATCGGCCCCACCCCGGCCGACCTGGGCCAGTCCCCGGACCAGGCGGCGGTGGAGGCCTCCTGGGCCCGCTCGCGGGAGGTGGGCCGCCACTGGCTGACGGAGCACGACTTCCCGGTGCTGGGGGTGAACCCGTGA
- a CDS encoding amidohydrolase family protein, which yields MTAAERYTVISADCHAGADLLDYKPYLEKRYHDDFDAWAATYVNPYEDLLADTADRNWNSARRLAELEADGIVAEVVFPNTIPPFFPKASLMAQPPTAAEYTMRWAGLQAHNRWLADFCADAPGRRAGVVQILLNDVEAAVKEIRRTKEAGLTGGILLPGVPPGSTVPELYSAAYDPIWAVCDELDVPVNHHGGSASPPLGDEPAARAVFMVETTWFSHRALWHLVFGGAFRRHPGLKLVLTEQGSGWIPGVLEMLDYYHGRLVAASSTAESKFGAGLADSMGRGPSEVWRDNCFVGASFMRPHEVPLRDRIGLDKIMWGSDYPHDEGTTPFSREGLRIAYAGLPREEVAAMVGGNAARVYGFDPGLLDALAAKHGPLVSEIAEPLTEIPPEATSPAFARGGSVRVW from the coding sequence GTGACGGCCGCGGAGCGCTACACGGTCATCTCGGCGGACTGCCACGCGGGCGCCGACCTGCTGGACTACAAGCCGTACCTGGAGAAGCGGTACCACGACGACTTCGACGCCTGGGCCGCCACGTACGTGAACCCGTACGAGGACCTCCTCGCGGACACGGCCGACCGCAACTGGAACTCGGCGCGGCGCCTGGCGGAACTGGAGGCGGACGGGATCGTCGCCGAGGTCGTCTTCCCCAACACCATCCCGCCGTTCTTCCCCAAGGCCTCCCTCATGGCCCAGCCGCCGACGGCCGCGGAGTACACGATGCGCTGGGCCGGGCTCCAGGCCCACAACCGCTGGCTGGCGGACTTCTGCGCGGACGCGCCGGGCCGGCGGGCGGGCGTGGTGCAGATCCTCCTCAACGACGTGGAAGCGGCGGTGAAGGAGATCCGCCGCACGAAGGAGGCGGGCCTCACGGGCGGCATCCTGCTGCCCGGCGTCCCGCCCGGCTCCACCGTCCCGGAGCTCTACTCGGCGGCGTACGACCCGATCTGGGCGGTGTGCGACGAGCTGGACGTCCCGGTCAACCACCACGGCGGCTCGGCCTCGCCCCCGCTGGGGGACGAACCCGCCGCCCGCGCGGTCTTCATGGTGGAGACCACCTGGTTCTCGCACCGCGCCCTGTGGCACCTCGTCTTCGGCGGCGCCTTCCGCCGCCACCCGGGCCTCAAACTGGTCCTCACCGAGCAGGGTTCGGGATGGATCCCCGGCGTGCTGGAGATGCTGGACTACTACCACGGCCGCCTGGTCGCGGCATCGTCCACGGCCGAGTCCAAGTTCGGGGCGGGCCTCGCGGACTCCATGGGCCGGGGCCCGAGCGAGGTGTGGCGGGACAACTGCTTCGTGGGAGCCAGCTTCATGCGCCCCCACGAGGTCCCGCTGCGCGACCGGATCGGCCTCGACAAGATCATGTGGGGCAGCGACTACCCCCACGACGAGGGCACCACCCCGTTCTCCCGCGAAGGCCTCCGCATCGCCTACGCGGGCCTCCCGCGGGAGGAGGTCGCCGCGATGGTCGGCGGCAACGCGGCCCGCGTCTACGGCTTCGACCCGGGGCTGCTGGACGCGCTCGCGGCGAAGCACGGCCCGCTGGTGTCGGAGATCGCGGAGCCCCTGACCGAGATCCCCCCCGAGGCCACCAGCCCGGCCTTCGCCCGCGGGGGCTCGGTCCGGGTCTGGTGA
- a CDS encoding NACHT domain-containing protein, translating to MTGFETVLLRVAGTAAGALVKSLLARAPGAGLTPDPARPVPRWRGPSAELGEAEIRRLADTLAARLGNATARLPEHERLAALAAVGDAFAALGPLDADALFAADLEPSALAAAVPAPPAGLGAAAEALYGRLVRLCCAHAVEYVTTLPGFGARADVELVRRTGELTRAVDRLQEGGDGAAYAFEERYARYVADTHGRLQLYGLTLSRSRQEWPLDVAYISLAVSAEPQLMPGEPGMHQTSLRAEQALGTSDRVLLRGPAGSGKSTLVQWLALNSARQADGPWSTSVPFVLRLRAFTSADGLPLPEDFLRASGVPLTAPPGWTEKLMASGRALVLVDGVDEVPQRLRARTEAWLRSLISAFPAARYVVTTRPSAVPEDWLAGLGFTSHSLMPMEQTDIRAFVAHWHAAARAQGQEVDAYEASLLEAVASRRDLARLATNPLMCALLCALNQDRRMQLPRARKELYDAALDMLLVRRDTEREISGVEGVYLTRDEQIALLQRLAYWLIRNGQVEAGRDESVEMVGEWLDSMPQVRAQGGAEQVFAHLLIRSGLLLEPAPGSVIFVHRTFQDYLGAKAAVESRDFGVLVRNAHDDTWDDVVRMAVGHARPDERTRLLRGLLRRADKVKGSRNRLVLLAAACLEHASELDPEVSSAVLARTAELLPPRGPEQAEQLAGAGELVLDLLPFPEDGMSDLAAAGTIRTAALVGGERALTVIRRFRAETGPKAAYELDDAWARFEAHAYAEGVLGGADLGYGVLTVRTVEQLACLGALQQFERLRLVGFPEIPVEISGRRGLRVLHVVDSPDLTDIGPLAALPRLESLSLHGCPALADLTPLTDLELEHLFTLGSPRLQLHVLERLTGLLSLGLGSTGGHRSVGELPGLPRLTKLWLFEGTESMSLEGLERWPELASLSIAGDDQSRDLWAAQNPPDLTYLQMIHCHELTPGNLLRFPRLNHLWLADCRLVSAPAALRDLSELATLTLSSCGTVDLSGLAGLPGLTVQVYRGTEVLGAHLFPPERIRIL from the coding sequence ATGACGGGTTTCGAGACGGTTCTCTTACGGGTGGCGGGTACGGCGGCGGGGGCGCTGGTGAAGTCGCTGCTGGCCCGGGCCCCGGGAGCGGGGCTGACGCCGGATCCGGCCCGCCCGGTGCCGCGCTGGCGCGGGCCGTCCGCGGAACTGGGCGAGGCGGAGATCCGCCGCCTGGCGGACACCCTGGCGGCCCGCCTCGGCAACGCCACAGCCCGCCTCCCGGAGCACGAGCGCCTGGCGGCCCTGGCCGCGGTCGGCGACGCCTTCGCCGCGCTCGGCCCGCTGGACGCGGACGCCCTGTTCGCGGCGGACCTGGAGCCGTCGGCCCTGGCGGCGGCCGTGCCTGCGCCCCCGGCCGGCCTGGGCGCCGCGGCCGAGGCGCTGTACGGGCGGCTGGTGCGGCTGTGCTGCGCGCACGCGGTGGAGTACGTGACCACCCTGCCGGGCTTCGGGGCCCGGGCGGACGTCGAACTGGTGCGGCGCACCGGGGAGCTGACCCGGGCGGTCGACCGGCTTCAGGAGGGCGGGGACGGGGCGGCGTACGCCTTCGAGGAGCGCTACGCCCGCTACGTGGCCGACACCCACGGCCGCCTCCAGCTCTACGGCCTCACCCTCAGCCGCTCCCGCCAGGAATGGCCGCTGGACGTGGCCTACATCAGCCTGGCGGTGAGCGCTGAGCCGCAGCTGATGCCGGGCGAGCCGGGGATGCACCAGACCTCGCTCCGGGCGGAGCAGGCGCTCGGCACGTCCGACCGGGTCCTGCTGCGCGGCCCGGCGGGATCGGGGAAGTCGACCCTTGTCCAGTGGCTGGCCCTGAATTCGGCCCGGCAGGCCGATGGCCCGTGGAGCACGTCCGTCCCCTTCGTACTGCGGCTGCGGGCGTTCACCTCGGCCGACGGCCTGCCCCTGCCGGAGGACTTCCTGCGCGCGTCGGGTGTACCTCTGACGGCTCCACCGGGCTGGACCGAGAAACTCATGGCCTCGGGTCGGGCGTTGGTCCTGGTGGACGGCGTGGACGAGGTCCCGCAGCGGCTGCGCGCCCGCACGGAGGCGTGGCTGCGCTCGCTGATCTCGGCGTTCCCGGCGGCGCGGTACGTGGTGACGACCCGCCCGTCGGCGGTACCGGAGGACTGGCTCGCGGGCCTCGGCTTCACCTCCCACTCGCTGATGCCGATGGAGCAGACGGACATCCGGGCCTTCGTCGCGCACTGGCACGCGGCGGCACGGGCGCAGGGCCAGGAGGTGGATGCGTACGAGGCCTCGCTGCTCGAAGCGGTCGCCTCCCGGCGGGACCTGGCCCGGCTGGCCACCAACCCGCTGATGTGCGCGCTGCTCTGCGCGCTGAACCAGGACCGGCGGATGCAGCTGCCCCGCGCCCGCAAGGAGCTGTACGACGCGGCCCTGGACATGCTGCTGGTCCGCCGGGACACGGAACGGGAGATCAGCGGGGTCGAGGGGGTCTACCTCACCCGCGACGAACAGATCGCGCTGCTCCAGCGGCTGGCGTACTGGCTGATCCGCAACGGCCAGGTGGAGGCGGGCCGCGACGAGTCCGTCGAGATGGTCGGCGAGTGGCTGGACTCGATGCCGCAGGTGCGGGCTCAGGGCGGCGCGGAACAGGTCTTCGCCCACCTGCTGATCCGCAGCGGCCTGCTCCTGGAACCGGCGCCGGGCTCGGTGATCTTCGTCCACCGCACCTTCCAGGACTACTTGGGGGCCAAGGCGGCCGTGGAGTCCCGTGACTTCGGGGTCCTGGTGAGAAACGCCCACGACGACACCTGGGACGACGTGGTCCGCATGGCCGTGGGCCACGCCCGCCCGGACGAACGCACCCGCCTGCTGCGAGGACTGCTCCGCCGAGCCGACAAGGTCAAGGGCTCCCGCAACCGGCTGGTCCTCCTGGCGGCGGCCTGCCTGGAACACGCCTCCGAACTGGATCCGGAGGTCTCGTCGGCCGTGCTGGCCCGAACCGCGGAGCTGCTGCCACCGCGCGGTCCTGAACAGGCCGAGCAACTGGCCGGGGCGGGCGAACTGGTCCTGGACCTGCTTCCCTTCCCGGAGGACGGGATGAGCGACCTGGCCGCAGCCGGCACCATCCGCACGGCGGCCCTGGTCGGCGGGGAGCGCGCGCTGACGGTGATCCGCCGCTTCCGTGCGGAGACCGGGCCGAAGGCCGCGTACGAACTCGACGACGCGTGGGCCCGCTTCGAGGCCCACGCCTACGCGGAGGGCGTGCTCGGCGGGGCCGACCTCGGCTACGGCGTGCTGACGGTGAGGACGGTCGAGCAGCTCGCCTGCCTCGGAGCGCTCCAGCAGTTCGAACGGCTGCGCCTGGTCGGATTCCCGGAGATCCCCGTGGAGATCTCGGGGCGGCGCGGCCTGCGCGTCCTCCACGTGGTGGACTCCCCTGACCTGACCGACATCGGGCCGCTGGCGGCGCTGCCGCGGCTGGAGAGCCTCAGCCTGCACGGCTGCCCGGCCCTGGCCGATCTCACCCCGCTGACGGACCTGGAACTGGAGCACCTGTTCACCCTGGGCAGCCCTCGGCTCCAGCTGCACGTCCTGGAGCGGCTGACCGGCCTGCTCTCCCTCGGTCTCGGCTCGACCGGCGGCCACCGGTCCGTCGGGGAGCTGCCGGGGCTGCCGAGGCTGACCAAGCTGTGGCTGTTCGAGGGAACCGAGAGCATGTCCCTGGAAGGCCTGGAGCGCTGGCCGGAACTCGCTTCTCTGAGCATCGCCGGAGACGATCAGAGCCGTGATCTGTGGGCCGCGCAGAATCCCCCCGACCTCACCTACTTGCAGATGATCCACTGCCATGAGCTGACCCCCGGGAACCTCCTGCGGTTTCCCCGGCTCAACCATCTGTGGCTCGCCGACTGCCGGCTCGTCTCCGCGCCCGCCGCGCTGCGGGACCTGTCCGAACTGGCCACCCTCACCCTCAGCTCCTGCGGCACGGTGGATCTCAGCGGGCTCGCCGGCCTGCCGGGGCTGACCGTCCAGGTGTACCGGGGCACCGAGGTGCTCGGTGCCCACCTGTTCCCGCCGGAGCGGATCCGGATCCTGTGA
- a CDS encoding sterol desaturase family protein, which yields MPNLPDVVLWSIPAFVLLTVIEVVSYRLHPDEDAAGYDTKDAVTSITMGLGSIGFDLLWKIPVVAVFTAVYELTPLRVPFLWWTVPLMLLAQDFLYYWQHRGHHVIRILWACHVVHHSSRRFNLTTALRQPWTSATTWWFYLPMVALGVHPAVIPFCYGINLLYQFWVHTERIGKLPRAYEYVFNTPSHHRVHHASQGGYLDRNYGGILILWDRMFGSWVGETDKPVYGLTKNIATHNPLRVATHEYAAIARDVRAAGSWSQRAGHVFRGPGWQPAPASASAPASASAPASASAPASASAPASASAPASVPAPASVPAPASVPAPATGTAADAAVQAPAPATPAAQAPAAQAPAPAVDTAVQETTA from the coding sequence ATGCCGAACCTGCCCGATGTCGTGCTGTGGTCCATACCCGCCTTCGTGCTGCTCACCGTCATCGAAGTGGTGAGCTACCGGTTGCATCCCGACGAGGACGCCGCCGGATACGACACCAAGGACGCCGTCACCAGCATCACCATGGGGCTCGGCAGCATCGGCTTCGACCTCCTCTGGAAGATCCCGGTGGTCGCGGTCTTCACCGCCGTCTACGAACTCACCCCGCTGCGCGTGCCGTTCCTGTGGTGGACCGTCCCGCTGATGCTGCTCGCCCAGGACTTCCTCTACTACTGGCAGCACCGCGGCCACCACGTCATCCGCATCCTGTGGGCCTGCCACGTCGTCCACCACAGCAGCCGGCGCTTCAACCTCACCACCGCCCTGCGCCAGCCCTGGACCAGCGCGACCACGTGGTGGTTCTACCTGCCGATGGTGGCCCTCGGGGTGCACCCGGCGGTGATCCCGTTCTGCTACGGCATCAACCTCCTCTACCAGTTCTGGGTCCACACCGAGCGCATCGGCAAGCTGCCCCGGGCCTACGAGTACGTCTTCAACACCCCCTCCCACCACCGCGTCCACCACGCCTCCCAGGGCGGCTACCTGGACCGCAACTACGGCGGCATCCTGATCCTCTGGGACCGGATGTTCGGATCCTGGGTCGGGGAGACCGACAAGCCGGTCTACGGCCTCACGAAGAACATCGCCACGCACAACCCGCTGCGCGTGGCCACCCACGAGTACGCCGCCATCGCGCGGGACGTACGCGCCGCCGGGAGCTGGAGCCAGCGGGCGGGACACGTTTTCCGCGGCCCCGGCTGGCAGCCCGCGCCGGCATCCGCGTCTGCGCCGGCATCCGCGTCTGCGCCGGCATCCGCGTCTGCGCCGGCATCCGCGTCTGCGCCGGCATCCGCGTCTGCGCCGGCATCCGTGCCTGCGCCGGCATCCGTGCCCGCGCCCGCATCCGTACCCGCTCCGGCCACCGGCACCGCTGCCGACGCCGCCGTGCAGGCCCCGGCACCCGCCACGCCGGCCGCACAGGCTCCGGCCGCGCAGGCCCCGGCCCCCGCCGTCGACACGGCCGTTCAGGAGACCACCGCGTGA
- a CDS encoding lysoplasmalogenase, which translates to MSTAESPGRPAPSWAADRAPGARLRLGRAALVAFAAATAVDLGSLLADWHLGHVLAKPLLMPLLVVYVITRGAPRLLVAALLFGWGGDLALLFDAEPAFLIGMGSFAVGHVCYLVLFGKRAANPLLGGAYTLALLGTVALLWADLPPDLRIPVAGYSLLLTAMAFRSSALGLRAGIGGALFLLSDTLIASGVADWPQLPRPDFWIMATYVAAQYLLATGVTSREAGVR; encoded by the coding sequence GTGAGCACCGCCGAGTCCCCGGGCCGCCCCGCCCCCTCCTGGGCCGCCGACCGCGCGCCGGGCGCGCGGCTGCGCCTCGGCCGGGCCGCCCTCGTGGCCTTCGCCGCGGCCACCGCCGTCGACCTCGGGTCCCTGCTGGCCGACTGGCACCTCGGGCACGTCCTCGCCAAGCCGCTGCTGATGCCGCTGCTCGTCGTCTACGTGATCACCCGCGGCGCGCCCCGCCTGCTGGTCGCCGCGCTGCTGTTCGGCTGGGGCGGCGACCTCGCGCTGCTCTTCGACGCCGAGCCCGCCTTCCTCATCGGCATGGGCTCCTTCGCCGTCGGCCACGTCTGCTACCTCGTCCTGTTCGGCAAGCGGGCCGCGAACCCGCTGCTCGGGGGCGCGTACACGCTCGCCCTCCTCGGGACGGTCGCCCTGCTGTGGGCCGACCTGCCGCCCGACCTGCGGATCCCCGTCGCCGGCTACAGCCTGCTGCTCACCGCCATGGCGTTCCGCTCCAGCGCCCTCGGCCTGCGGGCCGGCATCGGCGGGGCGCTGTTCCTGCTCTCCGACACCCTCATCGCGAGCGGCGTCGCCGACTGGCCCCAGCTGCCCCGCCCGGACTTCTGGATCATGGCCACCTACGTGGCCGCCCAGTACCTCCTGGCCACCGGTGTGACCTCCCGGGAAGCAGGCGTACGGTAG
- a CDS encoding zinc-dependent alcohol dehydrogenase family protein: MRATVIHAPHDIRVEEVPDAAIQRPEDAVVRVLRACICGSDLWAYRGEAERQPGQRIGHEFLGIVEETGPSVSGLRAGDLVVAPFMWSDGTCEYCKEGLFTSCDHGGFWGSVGHDGGQGEAVRVPHADGTLVKLPAEAVSDDHLLTGLLALSDVMGTGHHAALGAGVRLGSTVAVVGDGAVGLCGVLAAKRLGAERIIALGRHTARTDIARLFGATDVVAERGEAAEAAVRELTGGRGAHAVIEAVGTEQSMRTAVNITRDGGSVGYVGVPHGSGTGLDLGVMFDRNITLRGGVAPVRAYIPELLEDVLSGAIDPSPVFDRAVSLDEVPDGYRAMDDRSALKVLIKL; encoded by the coding sequence ATGCGCGCCACCGTCATCCACGCCCCGCACGACATCCGGGTGGAGGAGGTGCCCGACGCTGCGATCCAGCGCCCCGAGGACGCCGTCGTCCGCGTCCTGCGCGCCTGCATCTGCGGCAGCGACCTGTGGGCCTACCGCGGCGAGGCCGAGCGTCAGCCCGGTCAGCGCATCGGTCACGAGTTCCTGGGCATCGTCGAGGAGACCGGCCCGTCCGTCTCGGGCCTCCGCGCCGGCGACCTGGTCGTCGCGCCGTTCATGTGGTCGGACGGCACCTGCGAGTACTGCAAGGAGGGCCTGTTCACCTCCTGCGACCACGGCGGTTTCTGGGGCTCGGTCGGCCACGACGGCGGCCAGGGCGAGGCCGTCCGCGTCCCGCACGCCGACGGCACCCTGGTGAAGCTGCCCGCCGAGGCCGTCTCCGACGACCACCTGCTGACCGGGCTGCTCGCGCTCTCCGACGTCATGGGCACCGGCCACCACGCGGCGCTGGGCGCCGGCGTGCGCCTGGGCTCCACGGTCGCCGTGGTCGGCGACGGCGCGGTCGGCCTGTGCGGCGTCCTCGCCGCCAAGCGACTCGGCGCCGAGCGGATCATCGCACTGGGCCGCCACACCGCCCGTACGGACATAGCCAGGCTCTTCGGTGCCACCGACGTCGTCGCCGAGCGCGGCGAGGCCGCCGAGGCGGCCGTGCGCGAGCTCACCGGCGGCCGCGGCGCGCACGCGGTCATCGAGGCGGTCGGCACCGAGCAGTCCATGCGCACCGCCGTGAACATCACCCGCGACGGCGGGTCCGTCGGCTACGTCGGCGTCCCGCACGGCAGCGGCACCGGCCTCGACCTCGGTGTGATGTTCGACCGCAACATCACCCTGCGCGGCGGCGTGGCCCCGGTGCGCGCCTACATCCCGGAGCTGCTGGAGGACGTGCTCAGCGGCGCGATCGACCCGTCGCCCGTCTTCGACCGGGCCGTGTCCCTGGACGAGGTCCCGGACGGCTACCGCGCGATGGACGACCGCAGCGCGCTCAAGGTGCTGATCAAGCTCTGA
- a CDS encoding S8 family serine peptidase codes for MAHLGPRSRRALSVPVGLALTASLAFLPSVAASAAPLDNTAGTAASKPETSGPKLSYVANLNTYATMKAAKKAVERAGGTVVTAYEQIGVVVAHSQNPDFAKQLRAQRGLFVSVGATRTAPLQAVQTTEEGATQQLSAADAAKAAAQAQDGQEPLEPNQWDLRTIRADEAHKINDGSRDVTVGIIDTGVDDTHPDLAPNFSKGQSANCVGGVADTTEGAWRPYADGSDHGTHVAGTIGAPRNGLGISGVAPGVKIAAIKVSEPGTSLFYTEAVVCGFMFAAEKGIEVTNNSYYVDPWLFNCKTDDDQKALVEAIARATKYAERKGTLHVASAGNSNQDLAADSLVDDTSPNDTTPVPRTIDPKVCLDLPTQLPGVVTVSATGDKGLRSYYSSYGLGVVDVAAPGGDKWQVPATPDANGRVLSTVPGGGYGYKQGTSMAAPHVAGVAALLKSAHPSATPAQLQTMLKFQSTKAACPTQIYDAAGALIDATTCASKWGQTGYYGHGVVDALKAVK; via the coding sequence ATGGCTCATCTGGGACCCCGCAGCCGGCGCGCCCTCTCCGTACCGGTCGGCCTGGCGCTCACCGCTTCGCTCGCCTTCCTGCCCTCGGTCGCGGCCTCCGCCGCCCCGCTGGACAACACGGCCGGGACGGCGGCCTCGAAGCCCGAGACCTCCGGCCCCAAGCTGTCGTACGTGGCGAACCTGAACACGTACGCCACGATGAAGGCGGCGAAGAAGGCCGTGGAGCGGGCCGGCGGAACGGTGGTGACGGCCTATGAGCAGATCGGCGTCGTCGTCGCACATTCCCAGAACCCGGACTTCGCCAAGCAGCTGCGAGCCCAGCGGGGCCTGTTCGTGTCGGTCGGCGCCACCCGGACGGCCCCGCTCCAGGCGGTGCAGACCACCGAGGAAGGGGCGACCCAGCAGCTGAGCGCGGCGGACGCGGCCAAGGCCGCGGCGCAGGCCCAGGACGGGCAGGAGCCGCTCGAACCCAACCAGTGGGACCTGCGGACGATCAGGGCCGACGAGGCTCACAAGATCAACGATGGCAGCCGGGACGTCACCGTGGGCATCATCGACACGGGTGTCGACGACACCCACCCCGATCTCGCCCCGAACTTCTCCAAGGGCCAGTCCGCCAACTGCGTCGGCGGTGTCGCGGACACCACCGAGGGCGCCTGGCGCCCGTACGCCGACGGCAGCGACCACGGCACGCACGTGGCCGGCACCATCGGGGCCCCGCGCAACGGCCTCGGCATCAGCGGTGTGGCGCCCGGCGTGAAGATCGCCGCGATCAAGGTGAGCGAGCCCGGGACCAGCCTCTTCTACACCGAGGCTGTCGTCTGCGGCTTCATGTTCGCCGCCGAGAAGGGGATCGAGGTGACCAACAACAGCTACTACGTCGACCCCTGGCTCTTCAACTGCAAGACGGACGACGACCAGAAGGCGCTGGTGGAGGCCATCGCCCGGGCCACCAAGTACGCCGAGCGCAAGGGCACGCTCCACGTGGCCTCGGCCGGCAACTCCAACCAGGACCTGGCGGCCGACTCCCTCGTCGACGACACCAGCCCCAACGACACCACCCCGGTGCCGCGCACCATCGACCCGAAGGTCTGCCTGGACCTGCCGACGCAGCTGCCGGGCGTGGTCACGGTCTCGGCGACCGGTGACAAGGGCCTGCGCTCGTACTACTCCAGCTACGGCCTCGGGGTCGTGGACGTCGCCGCCCCCGGCGGCGACAAATGGCAGGTCCCGGCCACCCCGGACGCCAACGGGCGCGTGCTGTCCACCGTCCCGGGCGGGGGCTACGGCTACAAGCAGGGCACCTCGATGGCCGCCCCGCACGTCGCGGGCGTCGCGGCGCTGCTCAAGAGCGCCCACCCGTCGGCCACGCCGGCGCAGCTCCAGACGATGCTGAAGTTCCAGTCCACCAAGGCGGCCTGCCCGACGCAGATCTACGACGCCGCGGGCGCCCTGATCGACGCCACCACCTGCGCGAGCAAGTGGGGCCAGACCGGCTACTACGGCCACGGCGTGGTCGACGCGCTCAAGGCCGTGAAGTAG
- a CDS encoding DUF485 domain-containing protein — MTTEAAPPPGSTGTPLAGPTADDYASVQKSAEFAELRRSYRSFAFPLTVAFIAWYLLYVLLSNYAGGFMGTKLFGNINVALVLGLAQFATTFLIAWLYARHAAAELDPKAGAIKARMEAAE; from the coding sequence GTGACCACCGAAGCAGCGCCGCCTCCCGGCAGCACGGGAACGCCACTGGCGGGCCCCACGGCCGATGACTACGCGAGCGTCCAGAAGAGCGCGGAATTCGCCGAACTGCGCCGCTCCTACCGCTCCTTCGCCTTCCCGCTCACCGTGGCCTTCATCGCCTGGTACCTGCTCTACGTCCTGCTGTCCAACTACGCGGGCGGCTTCATGGGGACCAAGCTCTTCGGCAACATCAACGTCGCCCTCGTGCTCGGCCTCGCCCAGTTCGCGACGACCTTCCTGATCGCCTGGCTGTACGCGCGGCACGCCGCCGCCGAGCTCGACCCCAAGGCCGGGGCCATCAAGGCGCGGATGGAGGCCGCGGAATGA